CCGTCATCCAGTCAGTCATTCCTGGCGCCCCTGCCGACGTTGCCGGGCTACGGCAGGGTGACCGGATCACTTCCATCAATGGCATGCGCACGGACAGCTTCGGGGACATCTACAGCGAAATCGCCCTCCATCCGGATGAGCCCGTCCTCGTCGTCTACAGGCGAGAGGGTGTCGAGCAGCCCGTCGAGGCTGAAATCACTCCAAAGGGCGTCAAGGTCGTCACGTTCGGTTCGGCCCAGACCGTTGGCCGGATTGGGATCACGTCTGGCAGCGCAATCAACCAGCCGACGGGTCCAATCGATGCTGTCGCGCTGGGGTTTTGGGATGTCGCGAAGCAGACGCGAGCCTTCATCATCACCCTTGGGCAGCTCCTGTCAGGCAATCGCTCGATCGACGACGTCGGCAGCCCGATCAGGATGGCCTCGATTGCCAAGAATGCAGCAGCGGACGGCCTGTCCAGCTGGACCTTCATGCTGGCCGTCTTCTCCATCAATCTCGCCGTCGTGAACCTGCTGCCACTTCCTGTGCTCGACGGCGGGCAGCTCGTACTCTGCGCTATCGAAGGCGCTATGCGGCGTCCGATGAAGCCGCAAGTCATGGTCTACGTCCAGATATTCGGCGCTTGCCTGCTCCTGACCATCATGACGGTGCTGACACTGAACGACCTCTGGACGCTGATCAGGTCCATGGCGGTCTGACGCTCTTCGCACCGGACACAAAAAGGGGCGCGCTCAGAGCTGAGCGCGCCCCTTGGCTTTCTCGTCTGCGATCTCAGCGCGACCAGGCGGCGCGACGCCGGTCGTACCTGGCGCGCCCCTTGGCATCACGGCTCCGCACCTTGCGGTAGGTGTCGACCGAGGCCTCGCCGACCGCATAGTGCCGGACATTGGCTGCGGAGTTCGCCGGCTTGGGCAGATAGGCGCCGACCGGAACGTACTCGCCATGGCCGCTGGGAATCGGATACCGACCATGGGTGGTCGTGGGAATGGCGGCCCTGATGTTCTCGTCAGGCGTGGAGAAGCGCGAGAACTCTCCTGCATGGGCTGTCCCCGCCGCGGCGACGAGGGCGACGAGGACCACAAGTGCTGCGATCGGTTTCATTGGTGATCTCCAGTTCAAGATTCTCAAAGAGTAGACGAGAGAATCAATGGCCCGTCAAGGAATAGGCAATCTCTCCTTGTTGACACCAGGAAACACCACTCGCTAGCCTGAGGTCCGAGCCCGGCGATTCACCGCGGGCAGCCTTCATGCGGACAGGTTATGAGCGAAGAGAGCGACATCACTCTTGCCATCGAGCGAGAGGACAACATGCGTGATCGGCAGATCCGCCGTATCCAGGCTTCGGTGATGGATATCGGCGGTCCTGAGGTTGTCGACTGCGAAGATTGCGGCGATGAGATTCCCGAGGCCCGCAGGCGCGCCATCCCGTCGACCAAACGGTGCATCAGCTGCCAGACACGGGTCGAGCGCCGGTGACGCCTCATACGACGCTGCGCGATCGCCTGATCGAGACCACCGTCGCAATGCGCGGTGTCGACACCCATCTCGACCTCGCTCGCCTGATTTCCGAGGCAGAATGCTTCCGCCTAGCTGATGCAGCGTCCGGCTCACTCGCCAGAGCCATCGAGACGGCGACAGCCTCGATCGAGGAGAACATGGACCTGATCAGGTTCCGCGAAGACGGGATCTGGATCGAGTTCGAGGATCAGCCTCGCCGAGGCGACGTCGAGCCCATCGCTGGCTCTGTCCATCCTTGCAGCGTGGGCATCTTCGCTTGTCCGGATCCGACGGATTTCGACCGAATCATCATGATGACTGCGTGGGACCTGCCCGACGGGACAGTGCATCACTCCTTCGCGGCGATTGCTATGAGCGTGTCCGACATCTCGGAAAGGGCCTATTTGGCTCGCAACCGATACGGCAAAGGTCACCTGGAATCGATTGCCCGGATGATCGATATGGCCGTCGTCTATCACCCGGCGGGCTTCAAGGAAGAGGTCATCTTCGCGTCAAGCATCGATGTCGGCGCGATGGGGGCGAAGGTGTCCTTCAAGTCGCTCGAAGATGCGCGCAGGGATGTCGTCCTGGAACTGCCCTTCGCACTGGCCGCACTGTTGCTGGTGACGGCCGCCCAGAACACGCATTCCTGGAGCGAACAGGACAAGATCTGGGAGGTCGATATCGACGCTCCCAATCCGGGCTTTCTCGACAAGATTGGCCTGGGCCGCTTCAACAAGAACGGCTTCCGCCGCCGCGGCGACCCTAGCCAGCCTATGGTTTCTTACCGGCCGGTCTGAGCCTCAAAACCGCGATGCCGGCATGAAGCTGGGCGCCAGGGCTTCCACGAGATCCGTCATTTCGGGGAGCTGCCGAAACGCCTCGATGTCGAGTCCACGCAGTCGCTTGCCGAGCAGAGGCTGCCAGGCCGAAACGACCTTGCCGACGAGCTCCAGATCCTTGCGGTCATATCCAGCCTGATAATGGACATCGTCGGTTGGGCGGCGGCGTCCTGACAAATAGGACATGATCCCGTCGCGATTCAGCGGGATCCGGCGCGCCTCAACCTCCTGGGTGAACCAGTTGAAAGCGGCCTTGGCGAGTTCGCAAGGGGTACCGTTGCCGGGGCCATGATGCTGCACTGTGTGCAGTCGGTCGCTGTCAGCTGACAGACGGCCAAATTCGGCCGTCGAGAGCGGCCGCAAGGCGCCCTCGTGCTCCAGACGGAATGACACGATGTGGCAGTCGCCGCGTTGGGCCTTGGCGTTGTAGCCGCCGACGCAGTGTCGGAGGCGTCTGCCCTCTTCTGCAAGCTCGCGCGGATCTGTCAGCGGCACGATCTGGATACCATTGGGAGCCACCCAGATATCGGTCAGCGGTGCCCAGCCATCCTCAGCGACAACCTTCAAGCTGCCACGCTGCATCCGCTCTGGAGCGCCACCTGTGGCCTCAAGGATGTCATTGGCTTTCACGTGCCAGTCACGCTGCGCCTCCATGACAGCAGGCAACGCTTTGCTGGACAGAAGCAGTCGCGCGGCGGCATCCGTTGCCATGCGGCGGCTCTCGGGTCCGAGATAAACGTCGCAGTCGCCGGCAGCCGAGGCCGCAATCGGCAGAACGACCTGGTCCCGGAATGCTCTGAGCATTTCGACCGCGCCGTGTGCTGAAGCCCTCAGGCCTTCGGCGCTCTCATCGCCCGTTGGCTTCCACCGCCGCTCTTCCTCAGGCGAAAGCCCATCGGGCGCCAGGGTCGATGCCGCGCCCCGAGCCGTGCGCTTGCGCAAGTCAGCCCATTTGCCACCACAGCCCTCGACCAGGGATGTGATGCCGTCGGGCAATTCAGGCGCCAGAACCCTGAAGGGTCCGTCGACAAGGTCCATGAAGGCCTCGAACTCGGACTGGCTCTTCGGGAACCAGTCAGCCGGAATGCGCGACAGCATCTCCGCAAGCAGCGCCGGCGTCGTCCCGCGATCAGCCCAGTCGACCTTCTCCAGGCGGCGCAGCACCGCCTTTGACATCTTGGGCACGCCGGTATCGATCTCGCCGTAAGCCCGCATGATCGTTTCGTTCAGCGGCTTCTTGAGATCGATCGCCATCTTGAGCGTCGGCTTGGTCGCAAAGTCGAGTGCCAGAAGCGGATAGGCTTCGGCCGCCTGGCGACGGAACAGACCGCGCTCGGGCGTTGCATAGAATGCGAATGCTGATTGCGGAAAGCTGGAGATCGCGCGCAGGGCAGACAGGGCGTCGCGATTCAGCGCCTCGAGGACAGCCGGGGCACCGCCGGCCACGAGCTGAGCTGCCCCGAGATCGCGAGCGACCTCGGTGTCGATCTCCGACCGCGGATAGCGGACCGCAAAGGCGCTCGCGAAATGGCTGGCATAACCCGACGGCTTTCCACGCGCACCGAACCAGTCGGCGATCTCGGAGAAGGGAGCGGCGATCTCGTCCTCGTCGGTTGCCGTGTCCACCACTTCGAAAGGGGAACCCGACATCAAATGCGTGCGCCAGCGCTTCGCCTCTGCTGTGCCATCAGGAGCGCAGGACAGGAAATTGGCGACTGCGGGGGAACCCGTCCGATCGACAGAGATGATCTGACGGGTTCCATCGGACAGTGTGCGAGAGGCGACAGGCATCAGCGTGAGAAGGCTGAGCAGCTCCATGCGGGAGTTCGACTCGACGGTTGTCATGATGCCGACCTCACGGGATCATCGCTGGCGCGGTGAGGCGCTCGCGGCTGGAAGAGTGGATCTTCGCCCAGTCGAGCGTCCACTGCCGGTGAACGGGTGCCGCATAGAACGCAGCGCCGGCCTCGTGCAGTGCCTCCAGAACTTCCTTCAGCTCGGTCTTCAGGATCGTCACCGTGATCGCGCCTGTGCTTTCGACACCCCGGCGAGCCAGGCTGTCGATCCGCGGGTTGTCGAAGACGTAGGCGAGCTTGCGCGAGTTGCGCGCAGGCAGCTTGACCTCGACAGCACCATCGCCTGCACTTCTGAGCGACAGAGACTTGTCGGTCATCATGGACGAGCCGACGATCTCGATCCCCTCGGCAATAGCGTCCTCGCACATCTTCGCGCCCGGAACCTCGACCGGAAGCGACTTGAGCTCACGGTGGCGATTCGAGATGACGATGCCACGGTTGATGACGCCGTCGGCGGTCTTGAACGTCACCAGGCGGCCGAGCTTGTACTCGGCATTGTACTTCATCGCCCGATAGAGGTTGTTGACCAGGATGCGGACGGACTGGAGCTTGATCGCGTTCGCGTCGTCGAACCGCTTCAGGATCTTCTCGTAGTCGTTCGACTCCAGCCCCTTGTCGACGGCGAAGGACGGATCCTTCAGCAGCGTCTCAAGCCGCATGCTGCGCGGCTTCTCATCGCCAGGCACGACAAACTCCACGCCATAGGCGCTGGGAACGTGCTCATAGCCGCGCTGCGGGTAATCGATACGGGTGACGATACCGCTCGTGGCGGCACCGTCGAGCGTGTAGGTCACCTGGACGCCGGGCTTGATCGTCTCCAGCCCGTTGGCCAGCCGGTCGATGATATCCTTGCGCTTGGTGATCTCCTTGTGGCCGGCGACGAGAGCTTCGTCCACGGTCATGCCATCGGGGAGATAGGGCGTCAGGATCTCATGCATGCCCAGACGGAGGCGCTCGATGCAGCCCAGCGCGCGCCCGGAAGCCATTTCACCGATCTGGATACGCTCCAGAAGCCCGTCGGTCTTGATCGGCTTGCCGGTGCGCTCGATCGCACCCTCGACGACGTAGAGAGGCTCCTGGAAGACAGAATCCACATCGTCGGAGTCGGCGCCGTCGAAGATCGAGCGGCTGCGCTCGTGAACGATGCCCGAGAGTTCGTGTGTACGCAGCGGGGTCTCGCCGCGGGCTTCGAGCTCCTCGATGGCAGCATTGAACTCGGCGGTGAGTTCGTTGCAGACCCGCTCCTGGACCGAGACAGGCAGCATGATCAGACGAGACAGGATCTCGTTGGCCGTGCGCTTGGTGTCGGCCACCACGTATTCCTCGACGCGGGCGGCATTGCCGACAACCTTGCGACCGCGGGCGCTCTTGAGCCGATCGCGCAGGTTGTCGGCTGCAGCCGTCTCCTTGGTGCGGTTGACCTCGGCACCCTGCTGGATCGAGTCGACCTTGAAGCCGAGCTTGCGCATCAGATCCGGGCGGGCCTCGGCATAGCGCGAGCAGACGATGTCGCCGACCGGATTGATCAGATCAGGGATGCCGCGCACGAGGATGGCTGCGTCGCGATTTGATGTCGTGTTGGCCGACAGCCTGCGCAGCTTGGCGTTCTCCATCGCCGCGAGACGTGTCTCGATCGGGAGGCCCGACAGGAACGACCAGATTTCGGGATCCTCGACCTGGTCGTAACGGTTGACGCGACCGTGGCCCTGGACCTTGCGCAGGATGTCGGCCGGAGCCTGCAGCTCCATCAGAATGCGAGGACGCTGGTCGGCGAAGCGTGAGCCGGCATGAAGGTCGATGCCCGTCGATCCCGCGCTGTTGATGATGACAGCATCGAGTTCGCCCGAGTTGAACATGTTCTTGATCACGGTCGACGAGGCAGCATTGCGCCGCATGACCCGTCCGTTCCGGATTTCCAGCGTGCGGCCGGTAATCTCGTCGCAGGTGAAGCCGGTCTCATCGATGCGGCGCTTGACCTCGTCCACGGCGCTCGCCGGAAGGTCGGGCAGGGCATCGATCATCCGGCGGATGCGGTCGACCGCAGCCACCAGCGCGGGCTGGCCGGCTGTCATGTCGCGACGATGGACGACCTGTTTCTCGTCCCTGAACTGCGACTCCGTCATCCGGCGCGTGATCCGGTGGAACAGCGCCCTGAAGTCGGCGACGACGTCACCTTCGACATCGACATCGCGATCGGCCAGCTCTTCAAGCAGGCTCTGGATCGTATTCTCGACGACGATGACGGGCTTCTTGTTGTTGCGCAGCGCGTCGAGCGCACTCTCCACGACCACGTCGATCTTCAGCGCAGCGACGAAGAGCCGCGAAATCGTATACAACGGGCTGCCGAAGCCGGACCGCGTGAGCTTGTAGGGCATCTCGCCGGCGCGCGCAGCTGCGCCGCCGGGCTCGCCACCAGCACCACGCCTGTCTGCCCGCTCGTTGGCAGCCCTGATATGCTGGTCGATCGAGCCAGACAGCTTCACCAGCTCGCTGAGGATCGGCGCAATCGCATCCATGTAGCCGCGATTGCGTTCAAAGCGGGTCGTGTCCACGATCGTCCGGTACGTGACGCGCGACAGATCGAACTCTCGGCGGATCATCACGCCGTCCTGCACGAGCATGCCGGACAGCACCTCCTGGAAGGTCTCGCCGCCGCGCTCCATCATCGCTTCGAGCTCGGTCCCCGAGAGACCATCGGGCATCAGGGGTGCATAGAAGGCCATGTGATCGGCAGTCTTGGCGAACGTCGCTGACGAATAGACGACGGAGCCGGCGCGCTTCACGGCCTCGGCGATGTTCTTGCCGACATTGGAATCGGCCGACGCCGCATTGTGGGATTCGTCGAGCGCCATCAGCGCATCCGCATCGATGGCGCTCGACAGCCAGCCTGACTTGCGAGTGGAGATGGTGTCCTTGGTCTTCTTGCTCTCCGCATCCCGGTTGAACTGGCTGTAGGTGCCCAGGATCAGATTGACGCCCGTCGGCCAGGCGCCGGACGACAGCATCGCATCGACCTCCTCGCGGGCCGCGCCGCGCATCACGACCTTCTTCGTCGCCTCGTCGATCAGCGAAGCGTCCTCGTTGATGACCATCGGGTTGAAGTACTCGGCCGACTTCGTGTGCATCACGTCGCGCCAGATGTCGGACAGGTTCTGCTGCCGCTCTGTGAGGAACAGCACCTTCTTGCCCTTGATGGCAGCACGACGGAGGATGGCGGCCAGGGTTCGGCCCTTGCCCACGCCGGTCTGGTCTGCGTTGAGAAAGCCGCGGCCGCGCTCTTCGGCATGCAGATAGAGCGCCAGCGCGTCGACCTGCTCGGGCGAGAACAGCTTGGCGAGCTCTTCGACCTCGTAGGAGAACTCGCGCGCCACATAGGCATCGATGTCGCCATGCAGACGCACGACCCGGGCGAGAGCCTCGCGTGTCGCCGCTTCGAGGTTGCGAGGCACCATGGTGCTGGGCGTGCCGACACGCGAAGCGCTGACATACGGAGCCTGGAAGCTGTTGGCGCCGTTGGGATCGATACCCTTGTTCAGATTGACCGCGGCCTCTTCACCGGCGACGAGCTTTTCAGCATCACGCGAGCGGGCGGAAACGACCTCAGCCGTCCACGTCCAGAGCGAGGTCCAGTCATGGATGGAACGCGCCGGTGGGGGCAGGGCGTCATCGGATGCTGTCGGACGCTTGGCACCGACGGCCAGCATGATCTTCTCGGGCTGGTCCGGGCGGCCACTCCAGAGACCGGCTTCGACACGAGCCTCGCCTTCGAACTTGCGCTCGCGCGCCAGCCGATCGCGAATGGCATCCAGTTCCTTGCGGCCTTCGCTGTCGCGCGGGGCGTCGACGAGAATGACGGCCGTGGCATCGTCTGCGAGTGCCGCGACACGGCCATCGATCAGGCTGTAATCTGAGCCGAGCTCGGAGTAGAGCGCGCGCAGACCCGGCGCCGGGGCTCCACCGTCCTTGATCGTGATCGAGCCCAGGGCACGCACTGCCGCGGTCGCTTTCGCGAAAGCCGGGGCAGTGGTGTGGATCTCATAGTCTGCCTGCTTCGGCAGATGCGACAGGATGAATCCGGGTCCGTTGTCCTCGACGGCGACCCGTCGATCCTTGAGGCCGGGTTCGAGCCCGAGAATGCGCTGGGCAGCCACGACCATCGGGGGCGCCGCATTGGTGGCCTCGACAGAGCCGTCCGCCAGGCATGCCAGAGACTCGTGCAGCCTCGACGCCACGATGAAGGCGTCACCCAGGGTGTTGCCGCCGCGCTTGGCGAGATGGCGGGCAAACGCTGCGCGGATCGCATCGACGACCGCCGAGCGTTCTCCCTCGTAGCCGATGGTCTCGATGAACTTGGTCAGGTCCTCGGAGCGCAGAATCCGCCCCTTCACGGCCTGCTCCAGGAAGCCTTCCGCGCAGGCATTGAGGGAATCAGCGTCCAGGGCGCGCAGGAAGAGAGACGCAGCACCGCCATCGCGCTCCGAAACGCCCTGGCCGCGCTGATCCTTCACATAGCGCTCTCCATCGAGATCGAAGACCTCCTGGCCGAATTTGTTCAGACCGACCGAGCGGCCGCCCGAAAGCAGCCGGCTGCCATCCGCGTTGATGACCGGCTTGACGGCGGGAGCCGCAGCCTGGCCGGGTGCCTGGATCACGATCAGATGGCGCTCTTCCTCGAAGACGTCCGGCCGGGCCTTCTGGAAGACGGTCTTCCATGACGAGAGAGAGACGCTCTCTTCCATCGTGCCGAGTTCGTTGAGGGTCACATCCTTGACGAGAACATGGACGTTTTCCGCGTGCGTGCGGAAGCCCAGGCGCAGGGCATCGGTGGCGTACTTGCGCGCGTCGAGCCCCCGGATGACGAGCTTGTGGGTGTTCTTCGGCGTCCGCACCAGGTTGAGCTGCAGCCCATAGTCGGAAAGGTCTACCCAGGCAGCTTTCATGGATCCGTTCCAGGAATGTGGATGCCGTCAAGGAACGGCTGGCGATTTGAAATCGAATCCTCCACCGTGACTCTGCATAGCACAACAGGATGCGCCATGATTCCCGCCCGTGACACCTCTGCTACCGCTCTGGTCAGGAAGCTCTACCCGACGGCAAGCCTCCCTTCATATCAGACACCGGACGCGATCGGGGCGGATCTTCACTTCCATGACCCCGACGGCCGCGGGGCGGAGATAACATCGCAGACCCAGATCTTCAAAACCGGCCTGGCAATCGTCCCGCCGCCGGGTTTCTACGTCCGGATTGCGCCGCGTTCAGGGCTCGGCAGCAAGGGCGTCCATGTGATGGGCGGTGTGATCGACCCCGATTATCGGGATGAGCTCGGCGTGATTCTCGTGCAGGCACCGGGCCACGCGCCGATCCAAGTCAAGCATGGCGACCGGATCGCGCAGCTCGTCTTCGAGCGAGCCGAGCAGGTTCAGCTTACCGAAGTCGATACCTTGAACGACACGAAGCGTGGCAGTGGCGGGTTTGGCTCGACCGGTATGGCCGGCTAAAGCCGATCAGGGCCGGCGGCGCGACACGCGCTGCGGCAGCCTGTCGATCTCGAAGGCTGCGGCTCCCCTGTCGCTTTCGGGTTCCAGAGCAGAACGAAGGTTTCCCAGAAGGCCGAGCTCGCGAAGAGCGGAGACGAAAACACCGAGCGAGACTGACGGGTCGCCAGTCTCGATCTTGCGATAGGTCGGAAGGGAAACGCCAGACCTGCCGGCTGCGTCGGCTGCCGACATGCGGCGCCTGAGCCTTGCGACCTTCAGCGACTTCCCGATTTCGACGAGATCGTTTTGCGCCGGGGAAGACCCTGGGTGAGCTGATCGAATTGCAATCATAGCGCCACTTGATTGGATTTAAGTGAAGCTATAATTGCATTATTTGGCCGTTCCGGCAATAGACGGGCGACCCTTAGGGGGCGGGGGAAGCCGCCTGCGCAGCCCTGAATGTCTCCAGTGCGCCATCGAAGTCGAGCTTCAGAACCTGAGCGACGATCTCCTTGTCGTCAGCCTGGAAGGCTTCGCGCATCTCGTTCAGCTCAGCGAGGTTACCCTCGATCTCGGATGACTTCGTCTCGGTCGCGACGAGCTGGTCGATCCGGCCGGAGAGTTCGCGGCTGCGCGCTTCGAGGAGCGCAGTCGCCTTGCGATAGGCTGCGAAGTCTTCTGCAGTTGGAGCCGTCGCCGCCTCGACGGGGAAGATCATGTTGCGCGACTCGCTGCGGTAATCTTCCGGCAGCTCCGGGATGTCGAAAGCCATCAGAATGGCTTCCTCGTCTGGACGATCGTCGAAAGTCCAGTCGCAATGGGCGATGGCGAGCACGTCATAGCCTGTTTTGATCGC
This genomic window from Bosea sp. RAC05 contains:
- a CDS encoding M50 family metallopeptidase — translated: MALLDILVAILETIVPFVAMFALLVGVHEWGHFRMARYLGISCTQFSIGVGRVLWSMTDRDGCEWQLRAIPLGGFVRFLGDRDATSVAPDGAGSALSPDEKRRRLLYRSPLDRALVLAAGPAANIALGLVVLAALYSGYGRPMVPPVIQSVIPGAPADVAGLRQGDRITSINGMRTDSFGDIYSEIALHPDEPVLVVYRREGVEQPVEAEITPKGVKVVTFGSAQTVGRIGITSGSAINQPTGPIDAVALGFWDVAKQTRAFIITLGQLLSGNRSIDDVGSPIRMASIAKNAAADGLSSWTFMLAVFSINLAVVNLLPLPVLDGGQLVLCAIEGAMRRPMKPQVMVYVQIFGACLLLTIMTVLTLNDLWTLIRSMAV
- a CDS encoding helix-turn-helix transcriptional regulator codes for the protein MIAIRSAHPGSSPAQNDLVEIGKSLKVARLRRRMSAADAAGRSGVSLPTYRKIETGDPSVSLGVFVSALRELGLLGNLRSALEPESDRGAAAFEIDRLPQRVSRRRP
- a CDS encoding strawberry notch C-terminal domain-containing protein — protein: MKAAWVDLSDYGLQLNLVRTPKNTHKLVIRGLDARKYATDALRLGFRTHAENVHVLVKDVTLNELGTMEESVSLSSWKTVFQKARPDVFEEERHLIVIQAPGQAAAPAVKPVINADGSRLLSGGRSVGLNKFGQEVFDLDGERYVKDQRGQGVSERDGGAASLFLRALDADSLNACAEGFLEQAVKGRILRSEDLTKFIETIGYEGERSAVVDAIRAAFARHLAKRGGNTLGDAFIVASRLHESLACLADGSVEATNAAPPMVVAAQRILGLEPGLKDRRVAVEDNGPGFILSHLPKQADYEIHTTAPAFAKATAAVRALGSITIKDGGAPAPGLRALYSELGSDYSLIDGRVAALADDATAVILVDAPRDSEGRKELDAIRDRLARERKFEGEARVEAGLWSGRPDQPEKIMLAVGAKRPTASDDALPPPARSIHDWTSLWTWTAEVVSARSRDAEKLVAGEEAAVNLNKGIDPNGANSFQAPYVSASRVGTPSTMVPRNLEAATREALARVVRLHGDIDAYVAREFSYEVEELAKLFSPEQVDALALYLHAEERGRGFLNADQTGVGKGRTLAAILRRAAIKGKKVLFLTERQQNLSDIWRDVMHTKSAEYFNPMVINEDASLIDEATKKVVMRGAAREEVDAMLSSGAWPTGVNLILGTYSQFNRDAESKKTKDTISTRKSGWLSSAIDADALMALDESHNAASADSNVGKNIAEAVKRAGSVVYSSATFAKTADHMAFYAPLMPDGLSGTELEAMMERGGETFQEVLSGMLVQDGVMIRREFDLSRVTYRTIVDTTRFERNRGYMDAIAPILSELVKLSGSIDQHIRAANERADRRGAGGEPGGAAARAGEMPYKLTRSGFGSPLYTISRLFVAALKIDVVVESALDALRNNKKPVIVVENTIQSLLEELADRDVDVEGDVVADFRALFHRITRRMTESQFRDEKQVVHRRDMTAGQPALVAAVDRIRRMIDALPDLPASAVDEVKRRIDETGFTCDEITGRTLEIRNGRVMRRNAASSTVIKNMFNSGELDAVIINSAGSTGIDLHAGSRFADQRPRILMELQAPADILRKVQGHGRVNRYDQVEDPEIWSFLSGLPIETRLAAMENAKLRRLSANTTSNRDAAILVRGIPDLINPVGDIVCSRYAEARPDLMRKLGFKVDSIQQGAEVNRTKETAAADNLRDRLKSARGRKVVGNAARVEEYVVADTKRTANEILSRLIMLPVSVQERVCNELTAEFNAAIEELEARGETPLRTHELSGIVHERSRSIFDGADSDDVDSVFQEPLYVVEGAIERTGKPIKTDGLLERIQIGEMASGRALGCIERLRLGMHEILTPYLPDGMTVDEALVAGHKEITKRKDIIDRLANGLETIKPGVQVTYTLDGAATSGIVTRIDYPQRGYEHVPSAYGVEFVVPGDEKPRSMRLETLLKDPSFAVDKGLESNDYEKILKRFDDANAIKLQSVRILVNNLYRAMKYNAEYKLGRLVTFKTADGVINRGIVISNRHRELKSLPVEVPGAKMCEDAIAEGIEIVGSSMMTDKSLSLRSAGDGAVEVKLPARNSRKLAYVFDNPRIDSLARRGVESTGAITVTILKTELKEVLEALHEAGAAFYAAPVHRQWTLDWAKIHSSSRERLTAPAMIP
- the dut gene encoding dUTP diphosphatase, which encodes MIPARDTSATALVRKLYPTASLPSYQTPDAIGADLHFHDPDGRGAEITSQTQIFKTGLAIVPPPGFYVRIAPRSGLGSKGVHVMGGVIDPDYRDELGVILVQAPGHAPIQVKHGDRIAQLVFERAEQVQLTEVDTLNDTKRGSGGFGSTGMAG
- a CDS encoding PcfJ domain-containing protein, whose protein sequence is MTTVESNSRMELLSLLTLMPVASRTLSDGTRQIISVDRTGSPAVANFLSCAPDGTAEAKRWRTHLMSGSPFEVVDTATDEDEIAAPFSEIADWFGARGKPSGYASHFASAFAVRYPRSEIDTEVARDLGAAQLVAGGAPAVLEALNRDALSALRAISSFPQSAFAFYATPERGLFRRQAAEAYPLLALDFATKPTLKMAIDLKKPLNETIMRAYGEIDTGVPKMSKAVLRRLEKVDWADRGTTPALLAEMLSRIPADWFPKSQSEFEAFMDLVDGPFRVLAPELPDGITSLVEGCGGKWADLRKRTARGAASTLAPDGLSPEEERRWKPTGDESAEGLRASAHGAVEMLRAFRDQVVLPIAASAAGDCDVYLGPESRRMATDAAARLLLSSKALPAVMEAQRDWHVKANDILEATGGAPERMQRGSLKVVAEDGWAPLTDIWVAPNGIQIVPLTDPRELAEEGRRLRHCVGGYNAKAQRGDCHIVSFRLEHEGALRPLSTAEFGRLSADSDRLHTVQHHGPGNGTPCELAKAAFNWFTQEVEARRIPLNRDGIMSYLSGRRRPTDDVHYQAGYDRKDLELVGKVVSAWQPLLGKRLRGLDIEAFRQLPEMTDLVEALAPSFMPASRF
- a CDS encoding TraR/DksA C4-type zinc finger protein, which translates into the protein MSEESDITLAIEREDNMRDRQIRRIQASVMDIGGPEVVDCEDCGDEIPEARRRAIPSTKRCISCQTRVERR